From a single Sediminibacterium sp. KACHI17 genomic region:
- a CDS encoding YegS/Rv2252/BmrU family lipid kinase, which translates to MERKIVYLVNPISGTSRKDGIKKLIEKETTERSIPFEIMHTNAGGHYQLLREKIRAEHFTDVVIIGGDGTVNQVTQALHGLPVRFGIIPVGSGNGLALAARIPTKPELALSLIFEGRAKSIDAFMVNDHYSCMLSGIGFDAQVAHDFASKASRGLLTYTQQSIINYFRANPYQFEIKLDNFSFFSEAFFISIANSNQFGNNFKIAPQASLHDGMLDIVIVQKMNKAKLPFAILRQIRGNNKLQQLVEDMTQKNILYFQTPSITIRNLKHAPLHIDGEPRETEEEFSVHIMPQYFELIQPE; encoded by the coding sequence ATGGAAAGAAAAATTGTGTACCTGGTAAATCCTATCTCAGGAACATCCAGAAAAGACGGGATCAAAAAACTGATTGAAAAAGAAACCACGGAACGATCGATCCCTTTTGAGATCATGCATACGAATGCCGGAGGACATTATCAGTTACTTCGTGAAAAAATAAGGGCGGAACATTTTACAGATGTGGTGATCATTGGGGGCGATGGAACAGTGAATCAAGTTACACAGGCCTTACATGGATTGCCTGTACGTTTTGGTATCATACCCGTAGGATCCGGCAACGGACTTGCTTTGGCCGCACGTATTCCCACAAAACCTGAACTCGCACTATCTCTCATCTTTGAAGGAAGAGCTAAATCCATCGATGCTTTCATGGTGAATGACCATTATTCCTGCATGCTCAGTGGTATTGGTTTTGACGCACAAGTAGCACATGATTTCGCCAGTAAAGCTTCCAGAGGATTGTTGACTTATACGCAACAAAGCATCATCAATTACTTCAGGGCTAACCCTTATCAGTTTGAAATCAAACTGGATAATTTTTCTTTTTTTTCTGAGGCTTTTTTTATCAGCATTGCCAATAGCAATCAGTTTGGCAATAATTTTAAGATCGCACCACAAGCAAGTCTGCATGACGGTATGCTTGATATCGTGATCGTACAAAAAATGAATAAAGCAAAACTGCCATTCGCTATTCTCAGACAAATACGTGGTAATAATAAACTGCAGCAGCTGGTAGAAGATATGACGCAGAAAAATATCCTTTACTTTCAAACCCCTTCTATCACGATTCGTAACCTCAAACATGCACCATTACATATTGATGGTGAGCCAAGAGAAACTGAAGAGGAGTTTAGCGTCCACATCATGCCTCAGTATTTTGAGCTGATACAGCCTGAATGA
- a CDS encoding COX15/CtaA family protein: protein MEQGNQYSSKLVARWLLLGVIMTIIQVALGGITRLTGSGLSITEWDVITGTLPPLNEQAWMIEFDKYRQTPQFQLLNFEFTLNDFKFIFFWEWFHRLWARLIGLVFAGGFIWFLVRKHFKKEMIRPLVILFVLGILQGAVGWIMVASGLTGDAVYVKPTRLALHFIFALGLLCYTFWFALKLLVKEDQIIHQRPLRKMNLILIAVLVIQLLYGALMAGHKAANVAATWPKINGEWIPSSLFSHEPFLLNFIDNKILVHFIHRGLAYVLLIMMIIWSAQLWKTKGSVLFHQIRMIPLILTVLQVLLGIFSILTSTGIIPGQWGTFEWMAQIHQLTGMCLLLSLVCTLFVIRAKGKIV, encoded by the coding sequence ATGGAGCAGGGAAATCAGTATTCATCTAAGTTAGTGGCAAGATGGTTGTTATTAGGGGTGATCATGACGATCATTCAGGTGGCATTGGGAGGGATCACTCGTTTAACGGGTAGTGGCTTATCTATCACTGAATGGGATGTGATCACCGGCACTTTACCACCACTGAATGAACAAGCCTGGATGATCGAATTCGATAAGTATCGGCAAACACCTCAGTTTCAATTATTGAATTTCGAATTCACATTGAATGATTTCAAATTTATTTTTTTCTGGGAATGGTTTCACCGTTTATGGGCCAGGTTGATCGGATTGGTTTTTGCAGGTGGATTTATCTGGTTCCTCGTACGCAAACATTTCAAAAAGGAAATGATCCGCCCCTTGGTCATTCTTTTTGTGTTGGGGATTTTGCAAGGAGCGGTTGGCTGGATCATGGTGGCTAGCGGATTGACAGGTGATGCAGTATATGTGAAACCTACGCGATTGGCTTTACATTTTATTTTCGCTTTGGGTTTGTTGTGTTATACGTTTTGGTTTGCATTGAAATTGTTGGTCAAAGAAGATCAGATCATACATCAGCGACCACTACGTAAAATGAACCTGATATTGATCGCAGTTTTAGTGATCCAATTACTGTATGGGGCTTTGATGGCCGGACATAAAGCTGCTAACGTGGCAGCTACCTGGCCAAAGATCAACGGGGAATGGATACCCTCAAGCTTATTTTCACATGAGCCATTTCTGTTGAATTTTATTGATAACAAAATATTGGTCCATTTCATTCATAGAGGACTCGCTTATGTGTTATTGATCATGATGATCATTTGGTCTGCCCAACTTTGGAAAACGAAGGGGTCGGTCTTGTTTCATCAGATCCGAATGATACCGTTAATACTTACCGTTCTTCAGGTTCTGCTAGGGATTTTTAGTATCTTGACGAGCACAGGAATTATACCCGGACAATGGGGGACATTTGAATGGATGGCACAAATACATCAGCTCACAGGGATGTGTTTGTTACTATCACTCGTGTGTACACTTTTTGTAATCCGGGCAAAAGGAAAGATAGTCTGA
- a CDS encoding patatin-like phospholipase family protein: protein MEKLKLYLTGFWFSFPVQLLLLHLRKYQVFLVFWYILFSTVGGSFMRAFGANSLFLGPEYFGKINALSTAIVGFAVGIFIMSWNITTFILFSKYFRFLATTAQPFLKYCINNAILPILFLVFYFNNAIDYARYQELFETKAIVLMVLGFAGGLFLSILIAFVYFFGADKTIYRSMATIIDTANVHYALASKNNPLPKPKPELRVEWFFSARFGLRKPRDVRHYSQDFLDSVFKRHHFAAVIAITIAFVFLIGTGYISDTRLFQLPAAASITIFFAILIAGAGAISTFLHSWSIPLVVIVYLGINWLYQQEIIDLRNKAYGLSYNSKEGRPEYSRASIMHLASDSNIVADKQAYINILNKWKARQSSPKPVMILINTSGGGIRSATFTMNALQSLDSLMGGKLMQQTFLISGASGGMLGAAYFRELYYRKQQGEAINLQDQQYLKDISRDLLNPLFSSFVTRDLIGPAKPFQAHGYSYTKDRGYAFEQKLNENTRGYLNKTLNDYRKPEANAEIPMMFFNAVITRDGRKLVMATHPARFMMRPLTDTTKINVMDADAIDFHSFLPQKDATNIGILSALRMNATFPYVLPNVWLPTDPVVDVMDAGLRDNFGQESSLRFMDVFKDWLRENTSKVILLQLRDRSLSDWDRPLESGSLISAFTKPFLILQNNWFKLQDYYQHDQLEFSSEAYGDHFHRICFQYVPSRTEAPASLSFHLTASEKRDITLALKASDNQKEFKRLAALLK from the coding sequence ATGGAAAAATTGAAGCTATACTTGACAGGTTTTTGGTTCTCTTTTCCTGTTCAGTTATTGTTGCTTCATCTTCGTAAATACCAAGTATTTCTTGTCTTCTGGTATATTTTGTTCTCTACAGTTGGCGGTAGTTTCATGCGTGCATTTGGTGCGAACTCCTTATTTCTGGGTCCTGAATATTTTGGAAAGATCAATGCATTGAGTACTGCTATCGTTGGTTTTGCAGTTGGGATCTTTATCATGAGTTGGAATATTACCACTTTCATTTTGTTCAGTAAATATTTTCGTTTTCTGGCAACTACTGCACAACCCTTTTTAAAATATTGTATCAATAATGCGATACTTCCGATCCTGTTCCTTGTATTTTATTTTAATAATGCCATAGACTATGCCAGATACCAGGAGTTATTTGAAACAAAAGCAATAGTGCTGATGGTATTGGGGTTTGCCGGCGGTTTATTTTTATCGATACTTATTGCGTTCGTCTACTTTTTTGGTGCTGATAAGACCATTTATAGAAGTATGGCAACGATCATAGATACGGCCAACGTTCATTATGCATTGGCTTCTAAAAATAATCCTTTGCCCAAACCCAAACCCGAGCTTCGGGTAGAATGGTTTTTTAGCGCGCGTTTTGGTTTGAGAAAACCCAGAGATGTAAGACATTATAGTCAGGACTTTCTCGATTCAGTATTTAAACGACATCATTTTGCAGCAGTAATCGCCATCACAATTGCTTTTGTTTTTTTGATCGGCACCGGATACATCTCAGATACAAGATTGTTTCAATTGCCTGCAGCAGCCAGTATCACTATCTTTTTTGCGATCCTGATCGCTGGTGCAGGAGCTATTTCTACCTTCTTACATAGCTGGAGCATACCGCTGGTTGTGATTGTATACTTGGGAATCAACTGGCTATACCAGCAAGAGATCATTGATCTTCGGAATAAAGCGTATGGACTGAGTTATAATAGTAAAGAGGGAAGACCTGAATACTCACGAGCGTCCATCATGCATTTGGCGAGTGACAGTAATATAGTAGCCGATAAGCAGGCCTATATCAATATTCTGAATAAATGGAAGGCCCGGCAATCAAGCCCCAAACCTGTGATGATCCTGATCAATACCAGTGGTGGTGGTATCAGAAGTGCTACGTTCACAATGAATGCATTACAGTCACTAGATAGTTTAATGGGTGGTAAATTGATGCAACAAACTTTTCTGATCAGCGGAGCTTCGGGAGGAATGTTAGGCGCAGCTTATTTCAGGGAACTGTATTATAGAAAACAACAAGGAGAAGCTATTAATCTTCAAGATCAACAATACCTGAAAGATATTTCCCGTGATTTATTGAATCCTCTGTTCTCATCATTTGTTACAAGAGACCTGATTGGTCCGGCAAAACCTTTTCAGGCACATGGATATAGTTATACAAAAGACAGGGGATATGCTTTTGAACAAAAGCTAAATGAAAATACAAGAGGGTATCTCAATAAAACATTGAATGACTATCGAAAGCCGGAAGCAAATGCGGAGATCCCAATGATGTTTTTCAATGCGGTGATCACCAGAGACGGACGAAAACTAGTAATGGCTACGCATCCCGCACGTTTTATGATGCGTCCCCTCACTGATACTACCAAGATCAATGTAATGGATGCTGATGCAATAGACTTTCACAGTTTTCTTCCACAAAAAGATGCTACCAATATTGGTATTCTTTCCGCATTACGCATGAATGCAACTTTCCCTTATGTGCTTCCCAATGTTTGGTTACCCACTGATCCTGTTGTTGATGTAATGGATGCAGGTTTGAGAGATAATTTCGGGCAGGAATCTTCCTTACGTTTTATGGATGTTTTTAAAGACTGGTTGCGTGAGAATACCAGCAAAGTGATCTTGTTACAACTGCGCGATAGGAGTTTAAGTGACTGGGACAGACCTTTGGAAAGCGGAAGCCTGATCAGTGCTTTCACCAAACCATTTTTGATCTTGCAGAATAACTGGTTCAAACTACAGGATTACTATCAACATGATCAGCTGGAATTCAGCTCTGAAGCGTATGGTGACCATTTTCATCGTATTTGCTTCCAATATGTACCTTCTCGTACAGAAGCGCCGGCCAGTTTGAGTTTTCACCTGACCGCTTCTGAGAAAAGAGATATCACACTTGCTTTAAAAGCATCAGACAATCAAAAAGAATTCAAACGATTGGCAGCTTTATTGAAATGA
- a CDS encoding 2-oxoacid:ferredoxin oxidoreductase subunit beta, with amino-acid sequence MSTTTTNVPSTLTAKDFATDQEVRWCPGCGDYSILAQVQKIMPGIGVPKENIVIISGIGCSSRFPYYMNTYGMHSIHGRATAIASGLKATRPELSVWIVTGDGDGLSIGGNHTIHLLRRNFDVNILLFNNQIYGLTKGQYSPTSEEHKITKSTPFGSIDHPFNPLALAMGADASFIARSMDRDPKHLQAMLTRAHQHKGASLLEIYQNCNIFNDGAFEIFTEKGSKMDEALFLEQGKPLVYGANQQKGIKLDGMKPVVVDLTDGTHSIDDLWIHDERDFYKAQVLIRMFDNPNQQGTHFPRPFGVFFETERACYEDVMAMQIEEIISTKGKGDLDKLLRGKEVWEIV; translated from the coding sequence ATGTCAACAACAACAACAAATGTTCCTTCAACCTTAACGGCCAAAGATTTCGCAACAGATCAGGAAGTGCGTTGGTGTCCGGGTTGCGGAGATTATTCCATCTTGGCACAAGTGCAAAAGATCATGCCGGGTATCGGAGTACCAAAAGAAAATATCGTTATCATCAGTGGTATCGGATGTAGCAGTCGTTTCCCGTATTATATGAACACTTATGGTATGCATTCGATCCATGGAAGAGCAACAGCAATTGCCAGCGGGTTAAAAGCTACCAGACCTGAACTCAGTGTTTGGATCGTTACAGGAGACGGGGATGGATTAAGTATCGGCGGAAATCATACGATTCATTTATTGAGAAGAAATTTTGATGTCAATATTTTATTGTTCAATAATCAGATCTATGGATTGACCAAGGGACAATACTCGCCTACTTCTGAGGAACATAAAATCACCAAGAGTACACCTTTTGGCAGTATCGATCATCCATTCAATCCTTTGGCATTGGCAATGGGTGCAGATGCAAGTTTTATCGCTCGTAGTATGGATCGTGACCCCAAGCATTTACAGGCTATGCTCACCCGTGCTCACCAGCATAAGGGCGCTTCTTTATTGGAGATCTATCAAAACTGCAACATTTTCAATGATGGTGCTTTTGAGATCTTTACGGAGAAAGGCAGTAAAATGGATGAAGCTTTGTTTCTCGAGCAGGGTAAACCATTGGTGTATGGTGCCAATCAACAAAAAGGCATCAAGCTGGATGGAATGAAACCTGTGGTGGTGGATCTTACTGATGGTACACATAGCATAGATGATTTATGGATCCACGATGAGCGTGATTTTTATAAAGCACAGGTGTTGATCAGAATGTTTGATAATCCGAATCAGCAGGGAACTCATTTCCCCAGACCTTTTGGTGTTTTCTTTGAAACCGAAAGGGCTTGTTATGAAGATGTGATGGCCATGCAAATAGAAGAGATCATTAGTACAAAAGGGAAAGGTGATTTGGACAAATTACTCCGTGGGAAGGAAGTTTGGGAGATCGTTTAA
- a CDS encoding beta-ketoacyl-ACP synthase III: protein MPRSKIAGIGMYVPKNVVTNQDLTKYMDTSDEWIQERTGIKERRYAHRTEETTTTMAVEAARIAIERAGTTAEEIDFIVFATLSPDYYFPGCGVLLQRAMKMKEIGALDVRNQCSGFVYALSVADQFIQTGMYKNILVVGSEKHSFGLDFSTRGRNVSVIFGDGAGAVVLQPTEDKNQGILSTHLHSDGESAEILAMYNPGTHANYWADKNYADFDDAEIGQMFMSHKMIDNAQNFPFMDGPSVFKKAVVKFPEVIVEALAKNNYQPSDINMLIPHQANLRISQFVQQKLGLQDSQVYNNIQHYGNTTAASVPIALCEAWEKGLIKNGDLVCLAAFGSGFTWASALLKW from the coding sequence ATGCCCCGCAGTAAAATAGCTGGTATTGGTATGTACGTACCTAAAAACGTCGTAACCAATCAAGATCTTACCAAGTATATGGATACCAGTGATGAATGGATCCAAGAACGTACCGGTATCAAAGAAAGAAGATACGCTCACCGTACAGAAGAGACCACTACTACCATGGCTGTTGAAGCGGCTCGGATCGCTATTGAGCGAGCGGGTACTACAGCTGAAGAGATCGACTTTATTGTTTTTGCTACTTTATCACCCGACTATTACTTCCCCGGATGTGGCGTTCTCTTACAAAGAGCTATGAAGATGAAAGAGATCGGCGCATTGGATGTTCGTAATCAGTGCAGCGGATTTGTGTATGCGTTAAGTGTGGCCGATCAGTTCATTCAAACTGGCATGTATAAAAACATTCTTGTGGTAGGAAGTGAGAAGCATTCATTTGGCTTGGATTTCTCTACCCGTGGTAGAAATGTTTCTGTGATCTTTGGTGATGGTGCAGGCGCTGTGGTATTACAGCCTACTGAAGACAAAAACCAAGGAATCCTGAGTACTCATTTACACAGTGACGGAGAATCTGCTGAGATTCTGGCCATGTACAATCCGGGTACACATGCCAATTATTGGGCCGATAAGAATTATGCAGATTTTGATGATGCAGAGATCGGTCAGATGTTTATGAGTCATAAGATGATCGACAACGCTCAGAATTTCCCATTCATGGATGGCCCTTCTGTTTTCAAAAAAGCAGTTGTGAAGTTTCCGGAAGTGATCGTTGAAGCATTGGCAAAAAATAATTACCAGCCTTCAGATATCAATATGCTGATTCCACACCAGGCGAATCTTAGGATCAGTCAGTTCGTACAACAAAAACTAGGCTTACAGGATTCGCAGGTATATAATAATATCCAACATTACGGAAACACTACTGCAGCTTCAGTTCCTATCGCTTTGTGTGAGGCTTGGGAAAAAGGACTCATCAAAAATGGAGATCTTGTTTGCCTGGCAGCTTTTGGTAGCGGGTTCACCTGGGCTAGCGCCTTACTAAAATGGTAG
- a CDS encoding response regulator transcription factor — protein sequence MTKIALVDDHVLLRNGLASLINSFSGYTVLFEANSGKHMIELIDANNLPDVVLLDITMPDMNGYETALWLTTHHPQVKILALTMLNDERSIIRMFKNGAKGYLLKDSKPQELKAALDGIVTKGVYLNKLMCDNIMHTMKTSPEEDAEITKFTELTDQEKEFLGWACTDKSYREIAELMGTSLKTVDETRDTLFQKLQTATRVGLALFAIKHDIARL from the coding sequence ATGACTAAAATTGCCCTGGTAGATGATCATGTTTTATTAAGGAACGGGCTTGCCTCATTGATCAATTCGTTTAGCGGCTATACTGTTTTATTTGAAGCCAATAGCGGTAAACATATGATCGAGCTGATCGATGCGAATAATTTGCCGGATGTTGTATTGCTGGATATTACCATGCCCGACATGAATGGTTATGAAACCGCACTCTGGCTTACCACACATCATCCACAAGTAAAGATCCTCGCACTTACCATGCTCAATGATGAACGTTCTATCATTCGTATGTTCAAAAATGGGGCGAAAGGATATTTACTAAAAGACAGTAAACCGCAAGAGCTGAAAGCTGCATTGGATGGCATTGTTACAAAAGGGGTATACCTCAATAAACTGATGTGTGATAACATTATGCACACGATGAAGACTTCTCCGGAAGAGGATGCTGAGATCACTAAATTCACAGAGCTCACAGATCAGGAGAAGGAATTTCTTGGATGGGCCTGCACCGATAAATCTTATCGTGAGATCGCTGAACTCATGGGCACCAGTCTCAAAACTGTAGATGAAACAAGAGATACCCTCTTTCAGAAATTACAAACCGCTACGCGCGTTGGACTGGCTTTATTTGCTATTAAACATGATATTGCCAGATTATAG
- a CDS encoding L-threonylcarbamoyladenylate synthase, with translation MLLQVHPDNPNPRHLRTIAECLLSGGVIIYPTDTIYGLGCDIFQHKAVERIARIKQVDPNKAQLSFVCYDLSDLSQYTKSISTPLYRLLKHYLPGPYTFILPASKEVPKILQSKKSTIGLRVPDNNIARHIVKELRHPILSASLPGDMVEEYTDPEIMYEKFGKLVDIVIDGGIGGMVPSTVIDCTQDTYEVIREGAGEWSE, from the coding sequence ATGCTGCTGCAGGTTCACCCCGATAATCCCAACCCAAGACATCTTCGGACCATCGCTGAATGTTTGTTATCTGGAGGCGTCATTATTTACCCCACAGACACCATTTATGGTCTTGGATGTGATATTTTTCAGCATAAAGCAGTGGAACGAATCGCAAGGATCAAACAAGTAGATCCAAATAAAGCACAACTCAGTTTTGTTTGTTATGATTTGAGTGATCTGAGTCAGTACACCAAAAGTATCTCTACTCCGCTGTATCGATTATTAAAACATTACCTACCAGGGCCTTATACTTTTATCTTACCCGCCAGTAAAGAAGTGCCTAAGATCCTGCAAAGTAAAAAGAGTACGATCGGACTGCGTGTACCGGATAACAATATTGCACGCCACATCGTCAAAGAACTTCGTCATCCTATTTTATCAGCATCATTACCGGGTGATATGGTAGAAGAGTATACAGATCCTGAGATCATGTATGAAAAGTTTGGAAAGCTGGTAGATATTGTCATTGATGGCGGAATAGGAGGTATGGTACCTTCCACCGTTATTGACTGTACACAGGATACGTATGAAGTTATACGTGAAGGTGCAGGCGAGTGGAGTGAGTGA
- a CDS encoding carboxymuconolactone decarboxylase family protein, whose amino-acid sequence MGKLVQEFNEYREKMNEVILSKNNLVMKRLWNLDTNTYDDGALDKKTKEMLGLVASMVLRCDDCIKYHLGKCHELGVNTEEMYEIFAVANIVGGTIVIPHTRRAAEYWEELMGNAS is encoded by the coding sequence ATGGGTAAACTGGTACAAGAATTCAATGAGTACAGGGAGAAGATGAATGAGGTGATCCTGAGTAAGAATAATCTCGTGATGAAGCGTTTATGGAACCTCGATACCAACACGTATGATGATGGGGCATTGGATAAAAAGACCAAAGAGATGTTGGGATTAGTGGCCAGTATGGTCTTGCGCTGTGATGATTGTATCAAATACCATTTGGGAAAATGTCATGAATTGGGTGTGAATACAGAAGAAATGTATGAGATATTTGCAGTAGCGAACATCGTAGGCGGAACCATTGTTATTCCGCATACGAGGAGGGCAGCTGAATATTGGGAAGAATTAATGGGAAATGCATCTTAA
- a CDS encoding cupin-like domain-containing protein, producing the protein MRLSEVDIVDTISPADFKEHYYLPKRPVVIRDLAKSWPAYEKWNWDYFKTLVGDKRVGLYNNIKSDAYTPINTADDYKTFGDYIDMIRTGPAAWRIFLFNIFEHAPQLTKDFTWPDTLMNGFVKRYPMLFVGGATSITHMHFDIDMSHILHTQFVGRKKVLLFPFEEQFKLYRKPFEVLSLADFSHYHHQNGSPDYDQFPALKLAQGFDVTLEHGDTLFMPAGYWHHMEYLDSGFAMSLRAMQSSVSGKIKGVWNLFGMRNIDTVMKKTVPHPWYNWKRKKIFEQAEKELRKGS; encoded by the coding sequence ATGCGTTTATCGGAAGTAGATATAGTGGATACGATCAGCCCTGCTGATTTTAAAGAGCATTATTATCTTCCCAAGCGCCCGGTCGTTATACGTGATCTTGCCAAATCTTGGCCTGCATATGAGAAGTGGAATTGGGATTACTTTAAAACACTGGTGGGTGATAAAAGAGTAGGCTTATACAACAATATCAAAAGCGACGCCTACACTCCGATCAATACAGCTGATGATTACAAGACTTTCGGTGACTATATTGACATGATACGAACCGGACCCGCGGCATGGCGTATTTTTCTTTTCAACATTTTTGAGCATGCTCCTCAGCTGACCAAAGATTTTACCTGGCCGGATACATTGATGAATGGCTTTGTAAAAAGATATCCGATGCTTTTTGTGGGAGGGGCTACCAGTATTACGCACATGCATTTTGATATTGACATGAGTCATATCCTGCACACGCAATTTGTTGGCAGGAAAAAAGTATTACTATTCCCATTTGAGGAGCAATTTAAACTTTACAGAAAGCCTTTTGAAGTATTGAGTCTGGCTGATTTCAGCCATTACCACCACCAAAACGGATCACCTGACTACGACCAATTTCCTGCGTTAAAACTTGCACAAGGATTTGATGTCACACTGGAGCATGGCGATACGCTTTTCATGCCAGCAGGATACTGGCATCACATGGAATATCTGGATAGTGGTTTTGCGATGAGCTTAAGAGCGATGCAGTCTTCAGTCTCAGGAAAAATAAAAGGAGTATGGAATTTATTCGGGATGCGGAATATTGATACGGTCATGAAAAAAACAGTTCCTCATCCCTGGTATAACTGGAAGCGAAAGAAAATATTTGAACAAGCTGAAAAAGAACTAAGAAAAGGATCTTGA
- a CDS encoding ribonuclease HII: MLQSSFQTQLKEAGCDEAGRGCYAGPVFAAAVILPQDFHHPLLNDSKQLNEKQRALLRPIIEKESLSWAVAFVGCEEIDKINILKASWKAMHLAIEQLSPLPELLLIDGNRFTAFKNIQHHCIVKGDGIYASIAAASILAKTYRDEYMLKLHQQYPQYGWHNNKGYGTAEHRKAIEKYGLCEHHRKSFNILPQQLELRL; the protein is encoded by the coding sequence ATGCTACAATCCTCCTTTCAAACCCAACTAAAGGAAGCCGGCTGCGATGAGGCCGGAAGGGGTTGTTATGCGGGTCCGGTTTTTGCTGCAGCAGTGATACTTCCACAAGATTTTCATCACCCATTATTGAACGACAGTAAACAGTTGAATGAAAAACAGCGAGCACTATTAAGACCTATCATTGAAAAAGAATCCCTCAGTTGGGCCGTAGCTTTTGTTGGTTGTGAAGAAATCGACAAGATCAATATTTTAAAAGCATCATGGAAGGCCATGCATCTTGCGATTGAACAGTTATCGCCATTACCGGAGTTATTATTGATCGATGGTAATCGTTTTACAGCTTTCAAAAATATCCAACATCATTGTATCGTAAAAGGTGATGGCATCTATGCCTCTATCGCTGCGGCCAGTATTCTTGCCAAAACTTATCGAGATGAATACATGTTAAAACTCCACCAACAATACCCACAATATGGTTGGCATAACAATAAGGGATATGGTACGGCTGAACATCGAAAAGCGATAGAAAAATATGGACTTTGTGAGCATCACAGAAAGAGCTTTAATATTCTACCGCAGCAATTGGAGTTAAGATTATAA